From Acaryochloris thomasi RCC1774, the proteins below share one genomic window:
- a CDS encoding tyrosine-type recombinase/integrase — translation MDFEIKKPKSKAARKQNGSGKARVLSSDEARELFEGGFVRDRDRALFGICYFCGCRIGEALQLKRENIDLKLGVITFPKGITKGKIQTRQLEVGATLLQLLEWYEEMPSQGYIFPAHAKAVKNGYLSTVQAHRILRAACDTVGLEGVSTHSFRRSYITGLWKQKMSPWKIKQFSGHKSMASLMEYLEA, via the coding sequence ATGGATTTTGAAATTAAAAAGCCTAAGAGTAAGGCGGCTCGAAAACAAAATGGAAGTGGAAAGGCGAGGGTGCTTTCTAGCGATGAGGCTAGGGAGCTGTTTGAAGGGGGGTTTGTCAGGGACCGCGATCGCGCTTTGTTTGGAATCTGCTATTTCTGTGGGTGCCGCATTGGGGAGGCGCTGCAGTTGAAACGAGAGAATATTGATCTAAAGCTGGGGGTGATTACGTTTCCCAAGGGGATTACGAAGGGGAAAATTCAGACAAGGCAGTTGGAGGTTGGGGCGACGCTGTTGCAGTTGCTGGAATGGTATGAGGAGATGCCGTCGCAGGGGTACATTTTTCCGGCTCATGCGAAGGCAGTGAAGAATGGGTATTTATCGACCGTGCAGGCGCATCGGATTTTAAGGGCGGCTTGTGACACAGTGGGGTTGGAGGGGGTAAGTACACACTCTTTTAGGAGAAGCTATATTACGGGACTGTGGAAGCAGAAGATGAGTCCTTGGAAAATTAAGCAGTTCTCTGGGCATAAGTCGATGGCTTCGCT